CGTCCACCGTCCGAAAGGCTTCCAGCAGCGATGCTGCCCTTTGGCGGATCATCGCCGCCAGTTCCATACCCTGTGAATTTGTCATGGTGACACCTCCTATAGTAGAGTCATGACTACAGAATCATTGTACGCCATTCCGCTCTTCGCGGCTAGAGAGGCATCATTTCCGGGGAGGGAGAAGACCGTCTGCGCATTGCGCAGACCCAGCGCGCCGTCCCTGATTTTGCGCCCCGTGATACACTCTCTGCAGAGGAGACCACAGAAGGAGGGAAGCGATGAAGCGCTACACGATTCGCCATGAAGTTGGGATCAAGGCTGCTCCGTCAGCCGTATACCAGGCGTTGACGGAGAGAGAGAAACTCGCAGGGTGGTGGACGGCCGATACCCGTGGCCGGGGGACGGCGGTCGGGGACGTTCTGGAGTTCTGGTTCGGAGAGTATTGCAAGAAGTTTGCAGTCATTGAGCTGCAAAGAGAGAGGCTCGTGCGGTGGCAGGCCCGGGATGGAGACCATGAATGGGACGGCACCGAGATCACCTTTGTCTTAAGGGCAGACGATCAACAGTGCCGGGTCGACTTCAGCCATTCGGGGTGGCGCCGGGAGGATGGCTGGCTGCCGCACACTTCGACCAAAT
This portion of the Deltaproteobacteria bacterium HGW-Deltaproteobacteria-4 genome encodes:
- a CDS encoding SRPBCC domain-containing protein; protein product: MKRYTIRHEVGIKAAPSAVYQALTEREKLAGWWTADTRGRGTAVGDVLEFWFGEYCKKFAVIELQRERLVRWQARDGDHEWDGTEITFVLRADDQQCRVDFSHSGWRREDGWLPHTSTKWAVFLLSLKDLLEKGKGQPAPDDVQVNHD